One Campylobacter concisus DNA segment encodes these proteins:
- a CDS encoding ABC transporter substrate-binding protein, producing the protein MKILKILAAVLLFATSLFAMSKEQIKPEIEAKTTKVIEVLKNANLDDKAKTKEIFALLDPFFDYKQMAKISLGKRYNSLSADEQAKFDAAFEQKLKSSYIDKLLGYKDQQIHITGESEPQKNRYWLTSELLNDGKNYEFIYKFYDAKERGWLIYDLDIVGVSIIQTYRSQFGDVLNNGDFNTLLQKLSEAVLPDQDKK; encoded by the coding sequence ATGAAAATTTTAAAAATTCTTGCAGCGGTTTTACTTTTTGCAACTAGTCTTTTTGCTATGTCAAAAGAGCAGATAAAGCCTGAAATAGAGGCAAAGACAACAAAGGTGATTGAAGTTTTAAAAAATGCAAATTTAGACGACAAGGCAAAGACAAAAGAGATCTTTGCTCTGCTTGATCCATTTTTTGACTACAAACAGATGGCAAAGATCAGCCTTGGCAAGCGCTACAACAGCCTAAGTGCCGACGAGCAAGCTAAATTTGACGCTGCTTTTGAGCAAAAGCTAAAAAGCTCATATATCGACAAACTCTTAGGCTACAAAGACCAACAGATCCACATCACTGGAGAGAGCGAGCCTCAAAAAAATAGATACTGGCTTACATCAGAGCTTCTAAATGACGGCAAAAACTATGAATTTATCTATAAATTTTACGATGCAAAAGAGCGTGGCTGGCTCATTTATGACCTTGATATCGTTGGTGTGAGCATCATTCAAACTTATAGAAGCCAGTTTGGCGACGTACTAAACAATGGCGATTTTAATACGCTTTTACAAAAACTAAGCGAAGCTGTTTTGCCCGATCAAGATAAAAAATAA
- a CDS encoding MlaA family lipoprotein — MKFLLAIFCSLLLACASADINATNGNENDDFDVEFEAKKDVFDPLSGYNRVMTNVNDFIYINMLTPVAKGYAYVVPATARTMVANFFDNLLFPVRFVNNLLQFKFQNAGEETLRFLANTIIGFGGLTDGAKYYDLKPHNEDFGQTLGYWGLGSGFHIVWPLIGPSNLRDTGGLVGDYFADPISYVDPMLLSLGIMSYRTFNSFAQDPTAYEKLRKDAIDLYPFLRDAYEQRRDKLIKE; from the coding sequence ATGAAATTTTTGCTTGCTATCTTTTGTAGCCTGCTTTTAGCCTGTGCCAGCGCCGACATAAACGCGACTAATGGCAATGAAAATGATGACTTTGATGTTGAATTTGAAGCAAAAAAAGATGTATTTGACCCACTTAGTGGCTACAACCGAGTGATGACAAACGTAAATGACTTTATCTATATAAACATGCTAACTCCAGTAGCAAAAGGCTACGCTTATGTCGTGCCAGCCACAGCTAGAACGATGGTTGCAAATTTCTTTGACAACCTCCTTTTTCCAGTGCGCTTTGTAAATAACCTGCTTCAGTTTAAATTTCAAAATGCTGGCGAAGAGACTTTGCGATTTTTGGCAAACACGATAATTGGCTTTGGTGGGCTAACTGACGGGGCAAAATACTATGATCTTAAGCCTCACAACGAGGACTTTGGACAGACCCTTGGTTACTGGGGGCTTGGAAGCGGCTTTCACATCGTTTGGCCACTTATCGGACCATCAAATTTAAGAGATACTGGAGGCCTAGTTGGCGACTATTTTGCCGATCCTATCAGCTACGTAGACCCTATGCTTTTATCGCTTGGTATTATGTCTTATAGGACGTTTAATAGCTTTGCACAAGACCCAACAGCGTATGAAAAACTACGCAAAGACGCGATCGATCTATATCCGTTTTTACGTGATGCTTATGAGCAAAGACGCGATAAACTTATCAAGGAGTAA
- a CDS encoding efflux RND transporter permease subunit, which translates to MRQIFKFIIAKNKLVISLVLVLSVVFGCLSTRLSIDASAETLLLEHDPDLKAYRQIAKRYDSPGLLVVAFTPKDDLFSPKNLELIKNLSDELAKNDMVSSITSILNVPLLNSVKGGVTGILDHTPTLSDKDINISKAKLEFAKSPIYSGNLISKDLKTTAIALNLKQDDKFNELLNERNLLSQKESNGTITQAEEEKFKALLAEFKAYRDELRKSDHSNLEKIKAAIAKFNANDELFLGGANMIADDMIGFIKSDLLVYGLSVLALLSFSLWLFFRQPRWIILPMFICAVSAIFTTGIFGMFGWEVTVISSNYIALQLIITISTVIHLVVSYREFYARHPKYSQNQLIYLTLRDKFSPSFWAIFTTVIGFSSLMSADIKPVIMLGIMMSAGISVSLVLAFLLFGSINANLKKLAPVRTFENSFKFTKYCANLALNSRKIIYAVCVLVVCFGVYGISKIKVENSFIGYFKESTQIRQGMQVIDTKLGGTIPVDVIVKFKESEPKQEKSDEKDDFESEFENDAKSAKYWFNSYHTRVAEKIHDYLKEQNFVGNVSSLATLIKAIKELNNGVSDDFLLAAMYEKLPLEYKKILLSPYVSVENDELRFSLRIVDSDPKLRRNLFLKELREGLLELTKNDNVSIEVVGMMVLYNNMLQNLLSSQVDTFGLTVAILFVIFCFVFRSIKLATIAIVSNLIPLCTLFGVMGFFGIPLDVMSITIAAISIGIGVDDIIHYIHRFKEELLTKGVFESIKAAHASIGYAMYYTSFTIFLGFSVMITSNFIPTIYFGLLTDLVMVFMLLGALIILPSLIASFVKKREV; encoded by the coding sequence ATGCGACAAATTTTTAAATTTATCATTGCCAAAAACAAGCTTGTTATCTCGCTTGTGCTAGTTCTAAGCGTAGTTTTTGGCTGCCTTAGCACAAGACTAAGCATAGACGCCTCAGCCGAAACCTTGCTACTTGAGCATGACCCTGATCTAAAAGCTTATAGGCAGATAGCAAAACGCTACGACTCGCCAGGGCTTTTGGTGGTCGCTTTTACCCCAAAAGATGATCTTTTTTCACCTAAAAATTTAGAGCTTATTAAAAATTTAAGCGACGAACTAGCCAAAAACGATATGGTTAGCAGTATCACTTCTATACTAAACGTGCCGCTTCTAAATAGCGTAAAAGGCGGCGTGACAGGCATCTTAGATCACACACCAACGCTAAGCGATAAAGATATAAATATCTCAAAAGCAAAGCTTGAGTTTGCAAAAAGTCCCATTTATAGTGGAAATTTGATAAGCAAAGATCTAAAGACCACAGCGATCGCGCTAAATTTAAAGCAAGATGATAAATTTAACGAGCTTTTAAATGAGCGAAATTTACTTAGCCAAAAAGAGTCAAACGGCACTATCACTCAGGCTGAAGAAGAGAAATTTAAAGCGCTTTTAGCGGAGTTTAAAGCCTACCGAGATGAGCTTAGAAAGAGCGATCACAGCAACCTTGAAAAAATAAAGGCAGCCATCGCTAAATTTAACGCAAATGACGAGCTGTTTTTGGGCGGCGCAAATATGATCGCTGATGATATGATAGGCTTTATAAAGAGCGATCTTTTGGTTTACGGGCTAAGCGTTCTAGCGCTTCTTAGCTTTAGCTTGTGGCTATTTTTTAGGCAGCCAAGATGGATCATCTTACCGATGTTTATCTGCGCAGTGAGCGCCATTTTTACGACTGGTATTTTTGGTATGTTTGGCTGGGAAGTGACTGTCATTAGCTCAAACTACATCGCACTTCAGCTAATTATCACCATTTCAACTGTCATCCACCTAGTCGTAAGCTATAGAGAATTTTACGCAAGGCACCCAAAATACAGCCAAAACCAGCTCATCTACCTGACACTTCGTGACAAATTTTCTCCATCTTTTTGGGCGATATTTACGACAGTCATTGGCTTTAGCTCACTAATGAGTGCCGATATAAAGCCAGTTATCATGCTTGGCATTATGATGAGTGCAGGTATCAGCGTTTCACTAGTGCTTGCCTTTTTGCTATTTGGCTCGATAAATGCAAATTTAAAGAAGCTTGCCCCTGTTAGGACATTTGAAAACAGCTTTAAATTTACAAAATACTGCGCAAATTTAGCCCTAAACTCAAGAAAGATCATCTACGCAGTTTGCGTGCTTGTTGTCTGTTTTGGCGTTTATGGCATCAGTAAGATAAAGGTTGAAAATAGCTTCATTGGCTACTTTAAAGAGAGCACACAGATACGCCAGGGCATGCAAGTCATCGACACAAAGCTTGGCGGCACGATCCCAGTTGATGTGATAGTGAAATTTAAAGAGAGCGAGCCAAAACAAGAAAAAAGTGATGAGAAAGATGACTTTGAAAGTGAGTTTGAAAACGACGCAAAGAGCGCGAAATACTGGTTTAACAGCTATCACACAAGAGTTGCAGAGAAAATTCACGACTATCTAAAAGAGCAAAATTTTGTGGGCAACGTAAGCTCGCTTGCAACGCTCATAAAGGCGATAAAAGAGCTAAATAACGGTGTTAGTGATGATTTTTTGCTAGCTGCGATGTACGAAAAACTACCACTTGAGTATAAAAAGATTTTGCTAAGTCCTTATGTAAGCGTCGAAAACGACGAGCTTAGATTTAGCCTAAGGATCGTTGATAGCGATCCAAAGCTTAGACGAAATTTATTTCTAAAAGAGCTTAGAGAAGGGCTTTTAGAACTTACTAAAAATGACAACGTAAGCATCGAAGTTGTCGGCATGATGGTGCTTTATAACAACATGCTTCAAAATTTACTTAGCTCGCAGGTTGATACATTTGGACTAACGGTTGCGATACTTTTTGTTATATTTTGCTTTGTTTTTAGAAGCATTAAACTTGCGACCATCGCCATAGTTTCAAATTTGATTCCGCTTTGCACCCTTTTTGGCGTGATGGGATTTTTTGGCATACCGCTTGATGTGATGAGCATTACGATTGCTGCCATTAGTATAGGTATCGGCGTTGATGATATCATCCACTACATCCACCGCTTCAAAGAGGAGCTGCTTACAAAGGGCGTCTTTGAAAGCATCAAGGCTGCGCATGCTAGCATCGGATATGCGATGTATTACACCTCATTTACCATTTTCCTTGGCTTTAGTGTGATGATAACTAGCAACTTTATACCGACAATTTATTTTGGCTTGCTAACCGATCTTGTTATGGTCTTTATGCTGCTTGGAGCGCTCATCATCTTGCCAAGTCTGATAGCAAGTTTTGTGAAAAAGCGCGAAGTATAA
- a CDS encoding BON domain-containing protein — protein MISKFSVFAFFLLFFCSCSSVLTPATAPLNVYDAYSISRDKRGIYSISRDKFIQSKLQSKILFSKGLSNIDIEIEVFYGDAYLIGLVDSKELEGKLVELAKSTDGVRKIYTYLRVKKSEYPCDSLSILANLKQNLFKDSVVEGTNVRVSIVGCDVVFSGVVDSIEQEKHAIWYAKHIDGVADVYSFIKVIK, from the coding sequence ATGATTTCTAAATTTAGCGTTTTTGCATTTTTTCTCTTATTTTTTTGCTCTTGCTCCTCAGTCCTCACCCCAGCAACAGCGCCACTAAATGTATATGACGCATACTCTATTTCTCGCGATAAACGCGGTATCTACTCGATCTCACGTGATAAATTTATCCAAAGCAAGCTACAAAGCAAAATTTTGTTTTCAAAAGGACTTAGCAACATCGACATCGAGATAGAGGTCTTTTACGGCGATGCCTATCTCATAGGGCTTGTTGATAGCAAAGAGCTTGAAGGTAAGCTAGTTGAGCTTGCTAAAAGCACAGACGGAGTGCGAAAAATTTACACCTATCTTAGGGTAAAAAAGAGCGAGTATCCGTGCGATAGCCTGAGCATACTTGCAAATTTAAAGCAAAATCTCTTTAAAGATAGCGTCGTTGAGGGCACAAATGTGCGTGTTAGCATCGTTGGTTGTGACGTTGTTTTTAGCGGTGTGGTAGATAGTATCGAGCAAGAAAAGCACGCCATTTGGTACGCTAAGCACATTGATGGCGTGGCTGATGTCTATTCATTCATCAAAGTTATCAAATAA